One part of the Truepera radiovictrix DSM 17093 genome encodes these proteins:
- a CDS encoding acetyl-CoA carboxylase carboxyltransferase subunit alpha translates to MPLPFEKPIDELAARIQDMRAYAREQEIDLSEEIGLLEARLERLQAEIFENLTRWQRVQVARAPGRPTGLDYIEHVFDDFSELHGDRALGDDSAVVAGLGVLGGRSVVVVAQQKGRDTKENIGRNFGMAHPAGYRKAIRMFNLADKFRLPVVTLIDTPGAYPGVAAEEQGQAWVIAESIQRMCRLKVPAVAVVIGEGGSGGALAIGVANRVLILENAIYSVISPESCAAILWRDAAQAPKAAEALKLTAYDLLELGIVDGVIKEPIGGAHRDPKTTMKCVAERLKAELEGLVGLSEEELVRGRHQRFRNLGYVEPV, encoded by the coding sequence GTGCCCTTACCGTTTGAAAAGCCCATCGACGAACTTGCGGCGCGTATTCAGGACATGCGCGCCTACGCGCGGGAACAGGAGATCGACTTAAGCGAGGAGATCGGCCTTTTAGAGGCGCGCCTCGAGCGCCTGCAGGCCGAGATCTTCGAAAACCTGACGCGCTGGCAGCGGGTCCAGGTCGCCCGCGCCCCCGGCCGGCCGACCGGGCTCGACTACATCGAGCACGTCTTCGACGACTTTAGCGAGCTGCACGGCGACCGCGCGCTCGGCGACGACAGCGCGGTGGTCGCGGGCCTGGGCGTCCTCGGGGGGCGGAGCGTGGTGGTCGTCGCGCAGCAAAAGGGTCGCGACACAAAGGAGAACATCGGGCGCAACTTTGGTATGGCGCACCCCGCGGGTTATCGCAAAGCGATCCGCATGTTTAACCTCGCCGACAAGTTCCGGCTCCCCGTGGTGACGCTTATCGACACCCCGGGGGCTTACCCGGGGGTGGCCGCCGAGGAACAGGGCCAAGCGTGGGTGATCGCCGAGAGCATCCAGCGGATGTGCCGCCTCAAGGTGCCGGCTGTGGCGGTGGTGATCGGCGAGGGGGGCTCAGGTGGCGCGCTCGCTATTGGCGTCGCCAACCGCGTGCTCATCCTTGAAAACGCCATCTACTCGGTTATCAGCCCCGAGTCGTGCGCCGCCATCTTGTGGCGCGACGCCGCGCAGGCGCCTAAAGCCGCCGAAGCGCTTAAGCTCACCGCCTACGACCTGCTCGAGCTCGGCATCGTCGACGGGGTGATCAAAGAGCCCATCGGTGGCGCTCACCGCGACCCCAAGACGACGATGAAGTGCGTTGCCGAGAGGCTTAAAGCGGAGCTCGAGGGGCTCGTCGGGTTGTCCGAGGAGGAGCTCGTACGGGGTCGCCACCAGCGCTTTCGGAACTTGGGGTACGTCGAGCCGGTCTAG
- the rpe gene encoding ribulose-phosphate 3-epimerase has translation MNDTQAPPPVARALKLAPSLLAADFARLGDELRAAEAGGADLIHVDVMDGHFVPNLSLGPLIVEACRRVTSLPLDVHLMISSPERYIGAFAEAGADIITVHAEATPHLHRALGLIRECGVQAGVALNPATPLTVLNEVLALVDLVLVMSVNPGFGGQTFIEGSLRRLRAARAIIDAQRPGCLLEVDGGINHETAPRAYHAGADVLVAGSAVFGGEGGVAHNLTALREAVQRADG, from the coding sequence GTGAACGACACCCAAGCGCCCCCCCCTGTAGCGCGCGCCCTCAAGCTCGCCCCCTCCCTGCTCGCCGCCGACTTCGCCCGCTTGGGCGACGAACTGCGCGCCGCCGAAGCGGGGGGCGCCGACCTCATCCACGTCGACGTCATGGACGGCCACTTCGTCCCCAACCTCTCGCTCGGGCCGCTCATCGTTGAGGCGTGCCGGCGCGTCACCTCGCTGCCCCTCGACGTGCACCTGATGATCAGCTCCCCCGAACGCTACATCGGCGCTTTCGCCGAGGCGGGCGCTGACATCATCACCGTCCACGCCGAAGCGACCCCGCACCTGCACCGGGCGTTGGGGCTCATTCGCGAGTGCGGCGTCCAAGCCGGGGTCGCCCTCAACCCGGCGACCCCGCTAACCGTGCTTAACGAGGTGCTCGCGCTCGTCGACCTCGTCCTCGTCATGAGCGTCAACCCCGGGTTTGGGGGGCAGACCTTTATCGAGGGGAGTTTGCGTCGCCTCAGGGCGGCCCGCGCGATAATCGACGCGCAGCGTCCGGGATGTCTTTTAGAGGTCGACGGCGGGATCAACCACGAAACGGCGCCGCGCGCCTACCACGCCGGTGCCGACGTGTTGGTCGCCGGTAGCGCTGTCTTCGGCGGCGAAGGGGGCGTCGCGCACAACCTCACCGCGCTCCGCGAGGCGGTGCAGCGCGCGGACGGCTAG
- a CDS encoding TVP38/TMEM64 family protein — protein sequence MQPKSQNDHERLLRTFNKDQEQRQRRQERHRSDAEPTRREGGEQSRLTWLVPVGVIAVLVLLYFIWPGYRNLIDQAYQMVASGDREALQNWVSGFGVWGALLIYGLMVAQTLLAFIPSLLVTLVPVLAYGSFWGGLVAWSGLILAAWVAYGIGRSLGPVTVERFIGHDTEKKVAGFVSRYGVWGVVAARVSPALSTDAVSFVAGLVKMGFWRFSFATALGTLPLVALIAFLGRDFEQLRGGLIWVSVISLGLFVAYVLWDRRRGGGAEDA from the coding sequence ATGCAACCGAAATCGCAAAACGACCACGAACGCTTGCTCCGCACCTTTAACAAGGACCAAGAGCAGCGACAACGCCGACAGGAGCGTCACCGGAGCGACGCCGAGCCGACCCGCCGAGAGGGGGGTGAGCAGAGCCGCCTGACCTGGCTGGTCCCCGTGGGCGTCATCGCGGTGCTCGTGCTCCTCTACTTCATCTGGCCCGGCTACCGCAACCTCATCGATCAAGCCTACCAGATGGTCGCGAGCGGCGACCGCGAGGCGCTGCAAAACTGGGTTAGCGGCTTCGGCGTCTGGGGAGCGCTGCTCATCTACGGCCTCATGGTCGCGCAGACGCTGCTGGCTTTTATCCCGTCGCTTTTGGTGACGCTCGTCCCCGTCCTCGCCTACGGCTCGTTTTGGGGCGGCCTCGTCGCCTGGAGCGGGCTTATCCTCGCGGCCTGGGTGGCCTACGGCATCGGGCGTTCGCTCGGACCGGTGACGGTCGAACGCTTTATCGGCCACGACACGGAGAAGAAAGTTGCCGGCTTCGTCTCCCGCTACGGCGTCTGGGGGGTGGTCGCCGCTCGAGTCTCCCCTGCCCTCTCGACGGACGCCGTCAGCTTCGTCGCTGGGCTTGTCAAGATGGGTTTTTGGCGCTTTTCGTTTGCGACTGCCCTCGGGACGCTGCCGCTGGTCGCGCTGATCGCCTTTTTGGGGCGCGACTTCGAGCAGCTTAGAGGCGGGCTTATCTGGGTGTCGGTGATCAGCTTAGGGCTCTTTGTCGCCTACGTCCTCTGGGACAGGCGCCGCGGGGGCGGTGCGGAGGACGCGTAA
- a CDS encoding sulfurtransferase, which translates to MAYAHPEVLVSTDWVMEHKDDPKVRLLEVNEDVLLYDTGHIPGALKIDWLLDLWDDTIREFIQPEELAQLFERLGISNDTTIVLYGDKNNWWAAYAFWFFTYSGHEHLKLMNGGRAKWVAEGKPMTTEVPQVARASYTPGKRNPELRAFKEDVLKHLEKVRAGQGALVDVRSPAEFRGEVTHMPDYPQEGVLRGGHIPGAQSIPWAQAANADGTFKSVEELRALYEPKGVTKDKEIIAYCRIAERSSHSWFVLKYLLGYPNVKNYDGSWTEWGNSVGVPIEKGDAQPAQ; encoded by the coding sequence ATGGCGTACGCACACCCCGAGGTTTTGGTTTCGACCGACTGGGTTATGGAGCACAAGGACGACCCCAAGGTGCGGCTTTTGGAGGTCAACGAGGACGTCTTGCTTTATGATACCGGCCACATCCCGGGAGCGCTCAAGATCGACTGGCTCCTCGACCTCTGGGACGACACCATTCGCGAGTTTATCCAACCCGAAGAGCTCGCGCAGCTCTTCGAGCGCCTGGGCATCTCCAACGACACGACGATCGTCCTTTACGGCGACAAGAACAACTGGTGGGCCGCCTACGCCTTCTGGTTCTTTACCTATAGCGGCCACGAGCACCTCAAGCTGATGAACGGTGGGCGCGCGAAGTGGGTCGCCGAAGGCAAACCCATGACGACCGAGGTGCCGCAGGTCGCGCGCGCCTCGTACACCCCGGGTAAGCGCAACCCCGAGCTGCGCGCCTTTAAAGAGGACGTGCTCAAGCACCTTGAAAAGGTCAGAGCGGGCCAGGGCGCGCTGGTCGACGTGCGCAGCCCCGCGGAGTTTCGCGGCGAGGTGACGCACATGCCCGACTACCCGCAAGAGGGTGTTTTGCGCGGCGGCCACATCCCCGGGGCGCAGAGCATCCCCTGGGCGCAGGCGGCGAACGCCGACGGCACCTTTAAGAGCGTCGAGGAGCTGCGCGCGCTCTACGAACCCAAAGGCGTCACCAAGGACAAGGAGATCATCGCCTACTGCCGCATCGCCGAGCGCAGCTCGCACAGCTGGTTCGTCCTCAAGTACCTGCTCGGCTACCCCAACGTCAAAAACTACGACGGCTCTTGGACGGAGTGGGGCAACAGCGTAGGGGTACCGATCGAAAAGGGTGACGCGCAGCCGGCGCAGTAG
- a CDS encoding sulfite oxidase gives MPWTLDMCANACRLSGSAATLTTPVAPLGDAMPTPQETLEAPAPEATAAPTTGIAGKTPWLTLHVRAPLQCETPLSLLRQHRVTPTALLYVRNNQDLAGSFSAAAAAGPWRLELRGTRSVTLEVTELKRYPLVETEMVLQCAGNSRAQYGRASPVSGAQWQDGAVANVVFGGVRLADVLSPLGIPKGARYLTARGAGEAHEPDLPPFERSVPLADVLDTALLATTLNGEPLSALHGGPVRLVVPGYFGVNNVKWLTHISLDAETTDGFYQTARYRLPLTPLAPGEAFEPTSENSRPSWRMGVKSLLWEPLVGETLRAGPVTLRGVAWTDGRSALEFVEVSHDGGSSWQRAELEGAASPYAWRPWSLTLTLEAGERELWVRAGDSAGNVQPLEGAGWNPAGYEFNGVQRVRLSVR, from the coding sequence GTGCCCTGGACCCTCGACATGTGCGCCAACGCCTGTAGGCTGAGCGGCAGCGCCGCCACGCTCACCACACCGGTGGCCCCCTTGGGAGACGCCATGCCAACCCCACAAGAGACGCTCGAGGCACCCGCACCCGAAGCCACGGCTGCGCCTACTACAGGCATCGCCGGCAAAACCCCCTGGCTCACCCTGCACGTTCGCGCCCCGCTGCAGTGCGAAACCCCCCTTTCGCTGCTGCGCCAACACCGCGTCACGCCCACGGCGCTGCTCTACGTCCGCAACAACCAAGACCTCGCGGGCAGCTTCTCGGCGGCAGCGGCGGCGGGGCCGTGGCGGCTCGAGCTCCGCGGGACGCGTTCGGTAACGCTCGAGGTCACCGAGCTAAAGCGCTACCCCCTGGTTGAAACCGAGATGGTGCTTCAGTGCGCGGGCAACTCGCGCGCGCAGTACGGCCGCGCGAGCCCCGTCAGCGGCGCGCAGTGGCAAGACGGCGCGGTGGCCAACGTGGTCTTCGGCGGGGTGCGGCTGGCAGACGTGCTTAGCCCGCTGGGTATCCCGAAGGGGGCGCGCTACCTCACGGCGCGCGGCGCCGGGGAGGCGCACGAACCGGACCTGCCGCCTTTTGAACGCAGCGTGCCTTTAGCGGACGTTTTGGACACGGCGCTCCTCGCCACGACGCTAAACGGCGAACCGCTCAGTGCGCTCCACGGCGGGCCGGTGCGCCTCGTGGTCCCCGGCTACTTCGGCGTCAACAACGTCAAGTGGCTGACCCACATCAGCCTGGACGCCGAAACGACGGACGGTTTTTACCAGACGGCGCGCTACCGGCTGCCCCTCACCCCGCTCGCCCCCGGTGAGGCGTTCGAGCCCACCTCGGAGAACAGCCGCCCGAGCTGGCGCATGGGCGTCAAAAGCCTCCTCTGGGAGCCGCTGGTCGGTGAAACGTTGCGCGCGGGGCCGGTGACCCTGCGGGGTGTCGCGTGGACGGACGGGCGCAGCGCGCTCGAGTTCGTCGAGGTCTCCCACGACGGCGGCTCGAGCTGGCAGCGCGCCGAACTGGAGGGTGCCGCCAGCCCCTACGCGTGGCGGCCCTGGTCGCTGACCCTGACCCTGGAAGCGGGCGAGCGCGAGCTGTGGGTGCGCGCGGGCGACAGCGCGGGCAACGTGCAGCCGCTAGAGGGCGCGGGCTGGAACCCGGCGGGGTACGAGTTTAATGGGGTGCAGCGGGTGCGGTTGTCGGTCCGGTAG
- a CDS encoding RrF2 family transcriptional regulator, protein MISLTQKAKYALKALVFLAKAYGKGPVLIANIAESEGISQKFLELILLELKNHGILQSKKGRGGGYWLNRPPEEIYLGHVIRIFEGALAPLPCASKRYYSRCEECADEATCEVRAVMLEVKKATLGVLDTTSLKDTLAYGQPVPLR, encoded by the coding sequence ATGATCTCGCTCACGCAAAAGGCGAAGTACGCCCTTAAAGCGCTCGTGTTCCTCGCCAAAGCGTACGGTAAAGGGCCCGTGCTGATCGCTAACATCGCCGAGTCGGAGGGGATCTCCCAGAAGTTTTTGGAGCTCATCTTGCTAGAGCTGAAAAACCACGGCATCTTACAGTCCAAAAAGGGGCGGGGTGGCGGCTACTGGCTCAACCGTCCGCCGGAGGAGATCTATCTAGGCCACGTCATCCGCATCTTCGAGGGGGCCTTGGCGCCCTTGCCCTGCGCCAGCAAGCGCTACTACAGCCGCTGCGAGGAGTGCGCCGACGAGGCGACCTGTGAGGTGAGGGCGGTGATGCTCGAGGTGAAAAAGGCGACGCTCGGTGTGCTCGACACCACCTCGCTCAAAGACACCCTCGCTTACGGTCAACCGGTTCCGCTCCGTTGA
- a CDS encoding LLM class flavin-dependent oxidoreductase: MPEDLDFLWFCQLSRDGEFVGTKTLPPRKPTLEYLSSIVETAAEAGFSSLLTATNYHHELETWTASIATLARTRGAGLLIAARPGMFHPAKFAKMAATAQNLFPGRVRINIVTGSSPAENVMYGDFASHARRYERTREFMLLLRRLWTETPVTHKTDLYQMENTVLEPKPVQPIPLYFGGASDAAQRIAAELADVYLMWGDRYEAIEERLQRMKALEAEYGRTLRYGLRTHVIVRETEAEAWAAAERMISRIDPEVRRAFLESYKHVDSVGQRRQIEMGLAQDLLVEPNLWAGIGLARSGVGVAIVGDPEQVAAKLRSYQRLGIDTFILSNYPHLEEARRFGELVMPLFRAQPREKERVIHTDKVAPAA; encoded by the coding sequence ATGCCCGAAGACCTCGACTTTTTGTGGTTCTGTCAACTCTCCCGTGACGGCGAGTTCGTCGGCACCAAAACGCTCCCGCCGCGAAAGCCGACGCTCGAGTACCTCTCGAGCATTGTCGAGACGGCGGCGGAGGCGGGTTTCTCAAGCCTCCTGACGGCGACCAACTACCACCACGAGTTAGAGACCTGGACGGCCTCGATCGCCACCCTCGCCCGCACCCGCGGCGCGGGCCTCCTCATCGCCGCGCGCCCCGGCATGTTCCACCCCGCCAAGTTCGCCAAAATGGCGGCGACGGCGCAGAACCTCTTCCCGGGGCGGGTGCGCATCAACATCGTCACCGGTTCGTCGCCGGCTGAAAACGTGATGTACGGCGACTTCGCCTCGCACGCGCGGCGCTACGAGCGTACCCGCGAGTTTATGCTGCTCTTGCGCCGGCTCTGGACGGAGACGCCGGTCACGCACAAGACCGACCTCTACCAGATGGAGAACACCGTTTTAGAGCCCAAACCCGTGCAGCCGATCCCGCTCTACTTCGGCGGCGCGAGCGACGCCGCGCAGCGCATCGCCGCCGAACTCGCCGACGTCTACCTCATGTGGGGCGACCGCTACGAGGCCATCGAGGAGCGCCTTCAGCGGATGAAGGCGCTCGAGGCCGAGTACGGCCGCACGCTCCGCTACGGCCTGCGCACCCACGTGATCGTCCGTGAAACGGAGGCCGAAGCGTGGGCGGCGGCCGAGCGCATGATCTCGCGCATCGACCCCGAGGTGCGCCGCGCCTTTCTCGAGTCCTACAAGCACGTCGATTCGGTCGGGCAGCGCCGGCAGATCGAGATGGGGCTCGCGCAAGACCTGCTCGTCGAGCCGAACCTGTGGGCCGGCATCGGGCTCGCGCGTAGCGGCGTCGGCGTCGCGATCGTCGGCGACCCCGAGCAGGTCGCGGCGAAGCTGCGCAGCTATCAGCGTCTGGGGATTGATACGTTTATCCTCTCCAACTACCCCCACCTCGAGGAGGCGCGGCGTTTCGGCGAACTCGTCATGCCGCTCTTTCGCGCTCAGCCCCGCGAAAAAGAGCGGGTCATCCACACGGACAAGGTGGCGCCGGCGGCGTAA
- a CDS encoding tetratricopeptide repeat protein, producing the protein MNRSNVTLQRLRELYVEGENDVIVKLLTAKRTLTPRESVYLVSAFINIDNDAAAIRYINEALPRAEGADKADLIALSALIASVRGDEDGYLRLSREAVAVHATPLALHHLGLALPDVREGIRILQGALRAAEEAADAYAEARSAYALALSYLRIGSFRESLGWSHFAYTRTAHPVLRLVVLNLRAYTKILVESTEGLEALLKGTLDATEKTAYAFQRRQTLTTLADLYQAQGRYKEALALYETALEQAPRHLWAMLTYGCVKALRALGRQREAEELAETAVSVTRNLALYYQDYAMLVLGVSRWPSEAGVRLLDEVYPRLSDIVLTSEATFYLAAAEQLGMKLQRSYVALARELRRPLTTTGLRLLAGEALPYLEPLFVEEHALRVHVLGTLEVYQRGNFVRVRQRTAELLALLLQEPRGYTAEALSEALYGTLQLSALRVELHRLRKDLGLTVHTQPYRLGTPLWADVLEVGQALNEGRVKDAVALYRGPLLPTSTSPGITELRRGLEAELQGAVLAAEDVELLWSLAQIMPYDLELWEALRERLPKNDPRRKVAAGRSTRVRHELEL; encoded by the coding sequence ATGAACCGCAGTAACGTTACCCTTCAGCGGCTACGCGAGCTGTACGTGGAGGGTGAAAACGACGTTATTGTGAAGCTCCTGACGGCCAAGCGAACCCTGACCCCACGGGAGAGCGTCTACCTCGTGTCGGCGTTTATCAATATCGATAACGACGCCGCTGCCATTCGCTATATCAACGAGGCGCTGCCTCGAGCCGAGGGGGCGGACAAGGCCGACCTGATCGCCTTAAGCGCTCTTATCGCCTCCGTCAGGGGTGACGAAGACGGTTATTTGCGGCTCTCCAGGGAGGCGGTGGCGGTTCATGCCACGCCGCTCGCGCTGCATCACCTCGGTCTGGCGCTCCCCGATGTGCGCGAAGGCATCCGCATCCTTCAAGGGGCTCTGCGCGCGGCCGAAGAGGCGGCTGACGCCTATGCAGAGGCGCGTAGCGCCTACGCCCTCGCCCTCTCGTACCTGCGCATCGGCAGCTTTCGAGAATCGCTCGGCTGGTCGCACTTCGCCTACACGCGCACCGCGCACCCCGTTTTGAGGCTCGTGGTCCTCAACCTGCGCGCTTACACAAAAATTCTCGTCGAGTCTACAGAGGGGCTCGAGGCGCTCCTCAAGGGGACGCTCGACGCGACGGAAAAGACCGCCTACGCCTTTCAGCGAAGGCAGACCCTGACGACGCTCGCCGACCTCTACCAAGCACAAGGGCGTTACAAAGAGGCACTTGCGCTCTACGAAACCGCGCTAGAGCAGGCGCCGCGCCACCTCTGGGCGATGCTCACTTACGGATGCGTCAAAGCGCTCCGTGCGCTCGGCCGCCAAAGAGAGGCCGAGGAGCTTGCTGAGACAGCCGTCTCGGTGACCCGAAACTTAGCTTTGTACTACCAAGACTACGCTATGTTGGTGTTGGGCGTGTCGCGCTGGCCCTCTGAGGCGGGCGTTCGCTTGTTGGATGAGGTGTATCCGAGGTTGAGTGACATCGTGCTCACGTCCGAGGCGACGTTCTATCTCGCGGCAGCGGAACAGCTGGGCATGAAGCTGCAAAGAAGCTATGTCGCGCTGGCGCGAGAGCTGCGGCGGCCCCTCACCACGACGGGGTTGCGGCTCCTCGCGGGAGAGGCCCTGCCTTACCTCGAGCCGCTATTTGTGGAGGAGCATGCGCTGCGCGTGCACGTTTTAGGTACCTTGGAGGTCTACCAGCGGGGCAACTTCGTGCGGGTGCGGCAGCGCACCGCAGAGCTGCTCGCACTCCTCCTGCAAGAACCGCGGGGCTACACCGCCGAGGCGCTCAGCGAAGCGCTCTACGGCACCCTGCAGCTCTCGGCGCTGAGAGTCGAGCTGCACCGCCTCCGCAAAGACCTCGGGCTGACGGTTCACACCCAACCCTACCGCTTGGGGACGCCGTTGTGGGCGGACGTACTCGAGGTCGGCCAAGCCCTTAATGAGGGGCGCGTCAAAGACGCCGTCGCCCTCTACCGCGGTCCGCTGTTGCCCACTTCGACCTCTCCGGGGATTACCGAGCTGCGCCGCGGGCTCGAGGCCGAACTCCAGGGGGCGGTGCTCGCCGCGGAGGACGTAGAGCTGTTGTGGTCGCTCGCGCAGATCATGCCCTACGACCTCGAGCTGTGGGAGGCGCTCAGGGAGAGGCTCCCCAAAAACGACCCTCGCCGCAAGGTGGCGGCGGGTAGAAGCACGCGCGTTCGGCACGAGCTCGAGCTTTGA
- the gabT gene encoding 4-aminobutyrate--2-oxoglutarate transaminase — MSNQSLAERRRHAVPRAAYSTHPIYPARAEGAYVWDEDGHKYLDWTVGIAVMNVGHSHPKVIEAVKKQAETFQHLCFAVGMNETYVRLAEKLNALAPGSAPKRTFLVNSGAEAVENAIKIARAATKRPAIVAFTHAFHGRTHMALSLTAKWNPYKMGFAPRAAEIYRAQYPYLYRNPWGARNEEELAERALAALKDQVKTTVGESEVAAFILEPVAGEGGFIPAPGAFLKGVAAYAREIGALWIDDEVQAGIGRTGAWWAVDHYGLEPDLITSAKALSSGFPLSAVIGKAEVMDQLSPGQIGSTFGGNPVSCAAALATLEVIEEEGLLERAREIGERAMARLRTLQAELSAIGDVRGLGAMVGIEFVKDDQKTPFPEAAQAVLEHARNDGLLLLTTGTYGNVIRLLPPIRMTDAELSEGLDKLEAALRTVLEPVVVGA, encoded by the coding sequence ATGAGCAACCAAAGCCTAGCCGAGCGCCGCCGGCACGCCGTACCGCGCGCGGCGTACTCCACCCACCCTATCTACCCCGCCCGCGCCGAGGGCGCTTACGTGTGGGACGAAGACGGCCACAAGTACCTCGACTGGACGGTCGGCATCGCCGTGATGAACGTCGGCCACTCCCACCCCAAGGTCATCGAGGCCGTCAAGAAACAAGCCGAGACCTTTCAACACCTCTGCTTCGCCGTCGGCATGAACGAGACCTACGTCCGTCTCGCCGAAAAGCTCAACGCGCTCGCTCCGGGAAGCGCGCCGAAGCGGACCTTTCTGGTCAACTCGGGCGCCGAAGCGGTCGAGAACGCGATCAAGATCGCGCGCGCCGCGACCAAGCGCCCCGCCATCGTCGCCTTTACCCACGCCTTTCACGGCCGCACCCACATGGCGCTCTCGCTGACCGCCAAATGGAACCCCTACAAGATGGGGTTCGCCCCCCGCGCCGCCGAGATCTACCGCGCCCAGTACCCCTACCTCTACCGCAACCCCTGGGGCGCTCGAAACGAGGAGGAGCTCGCCGAGCGGGCTCTAGCCGCGCTCAAAGATCAGGTCAAAACCACTGTCGGCGAGAGCGAAGTCGCCGCCTTTATCCTCGAGCCCGTCGCCGGTGAGGGGGGCTTTATCCCCGCCCCTGGCGCGTTCTTAAAAGGTGTTGCCGCGTACGCCCGCGAGATCGGCGCGCTCTGGATCGACGACGAGGTGCAAGCGGGTATCGGCCGCACGGGCGCCTGGTGGGCGGTCGACCACTACGGGCTCGAGCCCGACCTCATCACCTCGGCCAAGGCGCTCTCGTCGGGCTTTCCGCTCTCGGCTGTGATCGGCAAAGCCGAGGTGATGGACCAGCTCTCGCCAGGGCAGATTGGCAGCACCTTCGGCGGCAACCCGGTGAGCTGCGCGGCGGCCTTGGCGACCTTGGAGGTCATCGAGGAAGAGGGGCTCTTGGAGCGCGCCCGGGAGATCGGCGAGAGGGCGATGGCGCGGCTTCGCACCCTGCAGGCTGAACTCAGCGCCATCGGCGACGTGCGCGGCCTTGGCGCAATGGTCGGCATCGAGTTCGTCAAAGACGACCAGAAGACCCCCTTCCCCGAGGCAGCTCAAGCGGTTTTGGAGCACGCTCGCAACGACGGCCTGCTGCTCCTGACGACCGGCACCTACGGCAACGTCATCCGGCTTCTGCCGCCCATTCGCATGACGGACGCGGAGCTTTCGGAGGGTCTCGACAAGCTCGAGGCGGCCCTGCGGACGGTGCTCGAGCCGGTAGTGGTGGGGGCGTAA
- a CDS encoding HAD family hydrolase has product MDLRALIFDMDGTLIHTDDLHFDAYARVLADEGVVLEREFYNTQMSGRPNLDILRDLFPEHTDERRRELMHRKEAAFRASSGVWETLPGLSDVLAWAERQGLARGLVTSAPRENVAFLLQAVGLEGAFRPLVYADELPRGKPDPLPYLTVLDELGLYPEQALVFEDSLAGVASAVGAGISTVGVATTQDEGALAAAGATLVIRDFSEAALWEVLRAAERG; this is encoded by the coding sequence ATGGACCTGCGCGCCCTCATCTTCGACATGGACGGGACCCTTATCCACACCGACGACCTCCACTTCGACGCCTACGCGCGCGTCTTGGCCGACGAGGGGGTCGTTTTAGAACGCGAGTTCTACAACACGCAGATGAGCGGTCGCCCCAACCTCGACATCCTCCGCGACCTCTTTCCCGAGCACACCGACGAGCGGCGCCGCGAGCTGATGCACCGCAAGGAGGCGGCCTTCCGGGCCTCGTCGGGGGTGTGGGAGACGCTCCCTGGGCTTTCCGATGTGTTGGCGTGGGCGGAGCGGCAGGGGCTCGCCCGTGGCCTTGTGACCAGCGCGCCGCGCGAAAACGTGGCGTTTTTGCTCCAAGCGGTGGGGCTCGAGGGGGCGTTTAGACCGCTCGTCTACGCCGACGAGTTGCCGCGTGGCAAACCCGACCCCCTACCCTACCTCACGGTGCTGGACGAACTGGGCCTCTACCCGGAACAGGCGCTCGTCTTCGAGGACTCGCTCGCCGGGGTCGCGTCGGCGGTCGGGGCGGGGATCTCGACGGTGGGGGTCGCCACGACGCAAGACGAGGGGGCGCTCGCGGCCGCCGGGGCGACCTTGGTCATCCGCGACTTTAGCGAAGCGGCGCTCTGGGAGGTGCTGCGGGCCGCCGAGCGCGGCTAA